A region from the Rhodohalobacter sp. 614A genome encodes:
- a CDS encoding sulfurtransferase, with amino-acid sequence MPDTLTDKQVLVTTDWAADHLTDEGVRFVEVDVNTRSYDSGHITGAVGWNWKKELQDQLRRTIASKEDFEKLLQKSGIAADTTVVLYGDNNNWFAAWAYWLLKYYGFNDVRILDGGRKKWEAEGRELTTDIPEYESTDYTVSEIKGEFRAFRDDIKERLNAGDFGLVDVRSPDEFTGKILAPPGLDELSQRAGHIPGASNIPWSKAVNEDGTFKSKEELTKIYADEGITPDKEIIAYCRIGERSAHSWFVLNELLEFPTVRNYDGSWTEWGNLIDAPIEK; translated from the coding sequence ATGCCAGATACACTAACTGATAAACAAGTACTCGTTACAACCGATTGGGCAGCCGATCATTTAACCGATGAAGGCGTCCGTTTTGTTGAGGTCGACGTAAATACCCGATCCTACGATTCTGGTCACATTACCGGAGCCGTTGGTTGGAACTGGAAAAAAGAACTCCAGGATCAACTGCGAAGAACCATCGCATCCAAAGAAGATTTTGAAAAACTCCTTCAAAAATCCGGAATTGCTGCAGACACCACCGTTGTCCTGTATGGCGACAATAACAACTGGTTTGCCGCATGGGCGTATTGGTTGCTGAAATATTACGGATTCAATGATGTTCGCATTCTTGATGGCGGCCGCAAAAAGTGGGAAGCCGAAGGACGCGAACTCACAACCGACATTCCCGAATACGAATCCACCGACTACACCGTATCGGAAATTAAAGGGGAATTCCGGGCCTTCAGGGATGACATCAAAGAACGACTCAACGCCGGTGACTTCGGTCTCGTTGATGTTCGCTCTCCTGATGAATTCACTGGAAAAATCCTGGCACCTCCCGGATTGGATGAACTCTCACAACGTGCCGGACATATTCCCGGAGCGTCTAACATTCCATGGTCCAAAGCCGTGAATGAAGACGGTACCTTCAAAAGCAAAGAAGAGCTCACAAAAATCTATGCTGATGAAGGAATCACACCTGACAAAGAAATTATCGCTTATTGCCGAATCGGCGAGCGTTCTGCTCACTCCTGGTTTGTCCTGAATGAACTGCTCGAATTCCCAACTGTGCGGAATTACGACGGTTCCTGGACAGAATGGGGTAACCTGATCGATGCCCCCATCGAGAAGTAA
- a CDS encoding ABC transporter permease translates to MLTNYIKTAFRTFKRHKSSFFINVIGLSIGMACSILILLWVMDEMNVDRFHADADQIFQVMEHQSYSDEIMTTLSTPGILAPALKDEVPEFEYVATYTWNVEFLFTKDEKSLKENGLYARPDFFHILDINLLHGNRDELINSPKTIAISKELAVKYFNRENVLGESITIDGTELHTITGVFEKLPESSSIEFDYVLPFEDWLERNEWAQQWGNNGPRSIAKLYPGTNIAALNNKISNFIKNKDEDDSNVELFVYPFKERYLYGQFENGVVAGGRIEYVRLFTIVAIFILLIACINFMNLSTAKATKRAREVGIRKSIGASKASLIGQFIGESMIITFFSLIISIFLVEMSLPIFNDLTDKAIEVNYLEANLLMIFIGTALVTGLIAGSYPAFYLSSFEAVKTLKGTLKSSGGEVFARKGLVIFQFTLSVVLIISTVIIYKQIQYTQTKNLGYQNENLITFTMEGDVQNQWNSFQNRLKTIPEVINVSRASASFMGRNSNTSGLDWPGKDPETLILFENVGVDYGLIETMGFELLSGRTHSEEFGADSSRIVINETAAAVMGLGNPVGELITLWDEETEIIGVVKDFHFQTLRSEIAPLFFRLADYSDLAYVRIGSVNIQSTLAQIEDVYKEFNPTYPFAYEFMDQQYAALYRSEQRIGDLAKYFSIFAIIISCLGLFGLSAFTAEQRAKEIGVRKVLGASIQNLVLLLTKDFTKLVIISIGIAIPLSWWLMNKWLSDFAYQSGMEWWIFALSGILAIVIAWLTLSWQSIKAALVNPVQSLKSE, encoded by the coding sequence ATGCTGACTAACTACATTAAAACTGCCTTCCGAACTTTTAAAAGACACAAGAGTTCCTTTTTTATAAACGTGATTGGCCTTTCCATTGGAATGGCTTGCAGTATCCTGATTCTTCTTTGGGTGATGGACGAAATGAATGTTGACCGATTTCATGCTGATGCGGATCAGATTTTCCAGGTGATGGAACATCAAAGTTATTCGGATGAAATTATGACCACACTTTCAACGCCCGGAATTTTAGCTCCCGCCCTCAAGGATGAAGTTCCGGAATTTGAGTATGTAGCCACTTATACCTGGAATGTGGAATTTCTGTTCACAAAAGATGAAAAATCTCTGAAAGAAAATGGTTTGTATGCCCGGCCCGATTTCTTTCACATTTTGGATATCAATTTACTTCATGGAAATCGGGATGAATTGATCAACAGCCCTAAAACCATCGCTATTTCCAAAGAGTTGGCGGTTAAGTATTTCAATCGGGAGAATGTTTTGGGTGAATCGATCACCATTGATGGAACTGAACTCCATACCATCACCGGAGTTTTTGAGAAATTGCCGGAGAGTTCCTCTATAGAGTTCGATTACGTTCTGCCGTTTGAAGACTGGTTGGAACGGAATGAATGGGCACAGCAATGGGGAAACAACGGTCCGAGAAGCATCGCAAAGTTATATCCCGGTACAAACATTGCTGCTTTAAATAACAAGATCAGCAATTTTATTAAGAATAAAGATGAGGATGATTCAAACGTAGAATTGTTTGTTTACCCGTTTAAGGAACGTTATTTATACGGACAGTTTGAGAATGGAGTGGTAGCCGGTGGGCGCATCGAATATGTTCGTCTCTTTACTATTGTTGCAATTTTTATTCTTCTGATTGCCTGTATCAATTTTATGAACCTGAGCACGGCGAAAGCCACCAAGCGGGCAAGGGAAGTTGGCATTCGAAAATCCATTGGAGCCAGTAAAGCTTCTTTGATCGGCCAGTTTATCGGGGAGTCGATGATCATCACTTTCTTTTCCCTGATCATTTCAATCTTTCTTGTAGAAATGAGTTTGCCAATATTTAATGATCTCACAGACAAAGCTATAGAAGTCAATTACCTGGAAGCAAATCTGTTGATGATTTTTATAGGAACGGCTCTTGTAACCGGCTTGATTGCAGGAAGTTACCCGGCTTTTTATTTGTCATCCTTTGAAGCGGTGAAAACATTGAAAGGGACTCTGAAATCATCAGGAGGCGAAGTTTTTGCGAGAAAAGGGTTGGTGATATTCCAGTTTACACTTTCCGTTGTTCTGATTATTTCCACGGTTATTATCTACAAACAGATTCAATATACACAGACGAAAAACCTGGGGTATCAAAACGAAAACCTGATTACGTTCACCATGGAAGGTGATGTTCAAAATCAATGGAACTCGTTTCAGAACAGGCTCAAAACCATTCCCGAAGTGATAAATGTATCCAGGGCCAGTGCCTCATTCATGGGCAGGAATTCGAACACGTCGGGCTTGGATTGGCCGGGAAAAGATCCTGAAACACTGATACTATTTGAGAATGTTGGGGTGGATTATGGATTGATTGAAACGATGGGCTTCGAATTGCTCTCTGGCAGAACGCATTCTGAGGAGTTTGGTGCGGATAGTTCGCGAATCGTTATAAACGAGACTGCCGCGGCTGTGATGGGATTGGGAAATCCCGTAGGGGAGTTGATTACGTTGTGGGATGAAGAAACCGAGATCATCGGAGTTGTAAAAGATTTTCACTTTCAGACACTTCGGAGTGAAATTGCCCCGCTCTTTTTCCGGCTGGCTGACTATAGTGACCTGGCTTACGTGCGCATCGGTTCAGTGAATATTCAAAGTACACTTGCCCAAATTGAAGATGTGTATAAAGAATTCAATCCGACCTATCCGTTTGCGTACGAGTTTATGGACCAACAGTATGCGGCACTCTATCGAAGTGAGCAGCGAATAGGAGATTTGGCAAAGTATTTTTCCATTTTTGCAATTATTATTTCATGTCTGGGATTGTTTGGCTTGTCAGCCTTCACCGCAGAACAACGTGCCAAAGAGATTGGTGTAAGAAAAGTGCTTGGAGCTTCCATACAAAATCTGGTACTTCTTTTGACCAAAGATTTCACCAAGCTGGTAATCATTTCTATTGGAATTGCTATCCCGCTCTCCTGGTGGCTGATGAATAAATGGTTGTCTGATTTCGCTTATCAATCCGGAATGGAATGGTGGATTTTTGCTCTCTCCGGAATTCTTGCCATTGTCATCGCGTGGCTGACGTTAAGCTGGCAATCCATCAAAGCGGCGCTGGTAAATCCGGTTCAAAGTTTAAAGAGTGAATAA
- a CDS encoding FtsX-like permease family protein → MFKNYLKIAARNLVKNKSHTLINIGGLSLGIVSALVIFLVIQYDLNFDTFHQDADRIYRVVTENSDYGTIDYDRGGPYPRTKAIREDITGLESVTLVNTNFATPVVSLPEGAGTDTKFKEENLALVEPEYFEIFTYTWLSGDSNTALENPNSVVISKNFAQKMFGTTDVIGKELVIFTEDFIDLEITGMVEDLPAKSDFPFTVFVAANSRSRSGYTYEEEYTEWGSSSSSLQTYVKLQPGVTPEQVQVQFDPMIVKYTDQKMAEEKEYLLQPLSEIHFDSRYENYSGRVIEKETLTALGIIGFLLLLTACINFINLNTAIATQRSKEVGLRKTLGGTRLQLTFHFLGETAFTTLISLILGIAITEIVLSGIEPLLGFTPKLNLFSNPELILFITVLFLGITLAAGWYPARHLSSFNPMEAIRNKINASYSRGLTLRRGLIIIQFAITQILIIGTIIIANQIKFFQTKDLGFNKEALVEVSIPNDNEQTLNTLKNQLLNESSIQNVTFSNTGTTSNNTWGGNYVLQIDTTRLENNAEIKFVDEDFISTYGLTILAGRDITPSDTVNQFLVNEAFARQVGYGDNYQALIGKTNRFWGQEAPIVGVVKDFNTSSLHTELQPVILAPRRSFSLGAIRTQPSRTKDALMALEKAYVELFPDFVFEYRFVDENIAEMYESEQRTADIMNAFTIVAILIGCLGLFGLVSYMAATRTKEIGVRKVLGASIGDILRIFASELMLLTGIAFLIAAPVSWYLMQQWLADFAYKIEVGVGIFAIAFGGTILIAALTVGYKSLSAALANPVNSLKSE, encoded by the coding sequence ATGTTCAAAAATTATCTGAAAATTGCTGCACGCAACCTGGTTAAAAATAAGAGTCACACTCTGATAAATATTGGCGGCCTCAGTCTGGGAATTGTAAGTGCTTTAGTCATTTTTTTGGTGATTCAGTACGATCTGAACTTCGACACCTTTCACCAAGACGCCGACCGAATCTATCGTGTGGTTACTGAAAACAGTGATTATGGTACAATTGATTATGATAGAGGTGGACCTTATCCCAGAACAAAAGCCATTCGAGAGGACATAACGGGTCTTGAATCAGTAACATTGGTGAATACTAATTTTGCCACTCCTGTAGTTTCACTTCCCGAAGGGGCGGGTACTGATACTAAATTTAAAGAAGAGAATCTTGCACTTGTAGAGCCAGAATATTTTGAGATTTTTACGTATACGTGGTTGTCGGGTGATTCTAATACGGCTTTGGAAAACCCCAACTCGGTGGTTATCAGCAAAAATTTTGCTCAAAAAATGTTCGGTACTACGGATGTTATCGGGAAAGAGTTGGTCATTTTTACGGAAGATTTTATCGACCTCGAAATCACAGGCATGGTGGAAGATCTGCCTGCCAAATCCGACTTTCCATTTACGGTCTTCGTAGCTGCAAATTCCCGTTCAAGATCAGGATACACGTATGAAGAAGAATATACCGAATGGGGAAGCAGTTCCAGTTCACTACAAACTTATGTGAAACTACAACCCGGCGTTACTCCCGAGCAGGTGCAGGTACAGTTCGATCCGATGATTGTGAAGTACACAGATCAGAAGATGGCTGAGGAGAAGGAATATCTTCTTCAGCCTTTGTCAGAAATACACTTCGACAGCCGTTATGAAAATTATTCCGGTCGCGTGATCGAAAAGGAAACACTGACGGCACTGGGCATCATCGGGTTTTTGCTGCTATTGACAGCATGCATCAATTTTATAAATCTGAATACGGCCATTGCCACCCAGAGATCGAAAGAAGTTGGCTTGCGAAAAACATTGGGAGGAACGAGACTTCAGCTAACGTTTCACTTTTTGGGCGAAACGGCATTCACCACACTTATTTCTCTTATTCTGGGAATTGCAATCACCGAAATAGTTCTGAGTGGCATTGAACCCCTTCTTGGTTTTACTCCCAAACTGAATCTGTTTTCAAATCCTGAGCTGATATTGTTTATCACAGTTCTGTTTTTAGGAATAACACTGGCTGCAGGATGGTATCCAGCCCGCCATCTTTCTTCTTTCAACCCGATGGAAGCTATCCGGAATAAAATAAATGCCAGTTACAGTCGCGGGCTAACTCTTCGCCGTGGTCTGATTATTATTCAGTTTGCTATTACTCAGATATTAATTATCGGTACGATTATCATCGCCAATCAAATCAAATTCTTTCAGACGAAGGATCTGGGATTTAACAAAGAAGCCCTGGTGGAAGTCTCCATTCCCAATGATAATGAACAAACCTTGAACACACTGAAAAATCAACTTCTGAATGAATCAAGTATACAGAATGTAACCTTCTCGAATACCGGAACCACCAGTAATAACACCTGGGGAGGAAACTATGTTCTTCAGATAGATACCACCCGGCTTGAAAATAATGCCGAAATCAAGTTTGTGGATGAAGATTTCATCTCCACCTATGGACTGACCATACTGGCCGGGCGGGATATTACTCCTTCTGATACGGTCAATCAGTTTTTAGTAAATGAGGCTTTTGCCAGGCAGGTTGGTTATGGTGATAATTATCAGGCCTTGATTGGAAAAACAAACCGATTTTGGGGGCAGGAGGCACCTATTGTAGGGGTCGTAAAAGATTTTAACACGTCCTCTTTACATACAGAGCTTCAACCTGTAATTCTTGCTCCACGCCGATCCTTTTCTTTAGGAGCCATACGTACTCAGCCATCCCGTACCAAGGATGCCTTGATGGCACTTGAAAAGGCATATGTAGAACTCTTTCCGGACTTTGTCTTCGAATATCGCTTTGTGGATGAAAATATTGCTGAAATGTACGAATCGGAACAGCGCACTGCCGATATCATGAATGCATTTACCATTGTTGCCATATTGATTGGCTGTCTCGGTTTGTTTGGCCTGGTTTCTTATATGGCGGCTACCCGTACAAAAGAGATTGGCGTCCGAAAAGTTTTGGGTGCAAGTATTGGCGATATCCTCAGGATTTTTGCCTCAGAGTTGATGCTTCTCACCGGAATTGCTTTTCTGATAGCTGCTCCGGTCTCCTGGTATTTAATGCAACAATGGCTGGCCGATTTTGCGTACAAAATTGAAGTCGGCGTAGGGATTTTTGCCATAGCATTTGGCGGAACCATTTTGATCGCGGCTTTAACAGTTGGGTATAAATCGTTAAGCGCCGCTTTGGCCAATCCCGTAAACAGTTTAAAGAGTGAATGA